The following proteins are co-located in the Dehalococcoides mccartyi 195 genome:
- a CDS encoding DMT family transporter → MKAKTYLLLLLGVFGIAAASVFTRLADAPPIIITSLRMLAATCLLLPFAAKPVYLAIKRLSRRNLLLIILAGFLVGIDQLFWVSSLEYTSIASSVILVTAHPVLVAIMSYVMWREKLSPKAIGGVLSAFGGMALINLATSQVGEQAFLGNMLALAATIPTTGYLIIGRQMRSHIDFLPYITLLYGSAAITLLAGAFLSGESFSGYTSTTYLMIFLLAVVSQLVGHSCLNMALRLVSALVVSVAILGEPVGAIILGYIFLGEGLTLNEFLGGMLVLAGIFIVMLNQPRTKKMEAETPR, encoded by the coding sequence ATGAAAGCGAAAACGTATCTCCTGTTGCTTCTTGGGGTATTTGGCATTGCTGCAGCTTCGGTCTTCACCCGTTTGGCAGACGCTCCGCCTATTATAATCACCAGCTTGCGTATGCTTGCGGCCACTTGTCTGCTCCTGCCGTTTGCCGCAAAGCCGGTATATCTGGCTATAAAACGCCTTTCCCGGCGAAACCTGCTTCTTATAATCCTGGCCGGTTTTCTGGTGGGCATTGACCAGCTGTTCTGGGTGAGTTCGCTGGAATACACCTCTATTGCCAGCTCGGTTATTCTGGTGACCGCCCACCCGGTGCTGGTAGCCATTATGTCCTATGTGATGTGGAGAGAGAAACTCAGCCCGAAGGCTATCGGGGGGGTACTGTCAGCCTTCGGCGGCATGGCCCTTATAAATCTGGCTACTAGCCAGGTGGGTGAACAGGCATTTTTGGGCAATATGCTGGCTCTGGCAGCCACCATACCCACCACCGGTTATCTGATTATAGGCCGCCAAATGCGCAGCCATATAGATTTCCTGCCCTATATAACCCTGCTTTACGGCAGTGCCGCAATTACCCTGCTGGCGGGGGCATTTCTAAGTGGGGAAAGTTTCAGCGGATATACCAGCACTACCTACCTGATGATTTTCCTGCTGGCAGTAGTTTCCCAGCTGGTAGGCCATTCTTGCCTGAATATGGCACTCAGGCTGGTATCCGCACTGGTAGTTTCGGTAGCCATACTGGGTGAGCCGGTAGGCGCTATTATACTGGGATATATTTTCCTGGGTGAAGGCCTTACTCTTAATGAATTTCTGGGGGGCATGCTGGTACTGGCCGGCATATTTATTGTTATGTTAAATCAGCCCCGCACCAAAAAAATGGAGGCTGAGACACCGCGTTGA
- a CDS encoding tyrosine-type recombinase/integrase, producing the protein MNKVYLDYQEIERMIEAAENLRDRLLLLLLAHLGCRISEALSISVDDVDLANGTVTIKHLKSRLKLKCPNCQAGLGLTSVYCPKCGEKVESALKELKDFRRQRILPVDKALLVHLRDYITRGGPVIRNGKRLLFGVNRHRAWQIIKTLGEKAGLPRIINTETGKVHNISPHKLRDAFAVHAVKHDDTGDGLRMLQEHLGHQSFNTTAKYRKVAGEEHRKWYDDLWKSDGNSAKT; encoded by the coding sequence ATGAATAAGGTCTACCTCGACTATCAGGAGATTGAGCGCATGATCGAAGCTGCCGAAAACCTCCGCGACCGGCTTCTCTTACTACTCCTCGCCCATCTCGGGTGCCGTATCAGCGAAGCCTTGTCGATAAGCGTCGATGATGTTGATTTGGCGAATGGCACGGTTACCATCAAGCATCTTAAAAGCCGTCTAAAGTTGAAATGCCCAAATTGCCAGGCGGGTCTCGGGTTAACTTCGGTTTACTGCCCGAAATGCGGTGAAAAAGTCGAATCGGCCCTTAAGGAGTTGAAGGATTTCCGAAGACAGCGGATTCTACCGGTAGATAAAGCTTTGCTAGTACACCTCCGGGACTATATCACCCGGGGTGGCCCGGTTATTCGAAACGGTAAACGCCTGCTGTTTGGCGTGAATCGCCACCGCGCCTGGCAGATCATTAAGACGTTGGGTGAAAAAGCCGGCTTGCCGCGGATAATAAACACTGAGACCGGTAAGGTTCACAATATTTCGCCTCATAAACTCCGTGATGCTTTCGCCGTGCACGCGGTGAAACACGACGACACGGGAGACGGGCTCAGGATGCTGCAGGAGCATCTTGGCCATCAGTCCTTTAATACCACGGCCAAATACCGCAAGGTGGCCGGCGAAGAGCATCGGAAGTGGTACGACGATCTCTGGAAGAGCGATGGTAATTCAGCTAAGACCTAA
- a CDS encoding DNA polymerase III subunit beta: MNIEGKRSGEGFIAQRESVISALNRALADKVSISGFTLGRKGFLSYLRALGGSNVIKVVPSNGDASVSRVTGKCLKVVCGANQAYLTNNEWTGDKTSSGYCELKVSPRYSVIPNLGALEISEALEQVLTFTSSQSSRPVLQGVCFKAANGKLDLVSADGYRLAIVTLDYQGEGTAVIHRDELKGVAQALRRARRVRLAFETDEATKRTYLVLETELIRYRWSGMSGDYPDYHPLIPTGFKTAVSLESTETLRAIASLKVLTDVKGCPVDLAIGDGKVVISATDDKGVTELSAETAGEPVRLRLDGGFFTDALKACGGIVELNITEPSLPTLFKADGFQLVVMPMAIGKPQPKPEIKAEAKAPEPVKGEPPKETAATEPVKVEAPRVAEAKPDTDKVEAVAEAEAITEKPKMPRITKKIAREAVAV, encoded by the coding sequence TTGAATATCGAGGGCAAGCGTTCAGGTGAGGGTTTTATCGCACAGCGCGAAAGTGTTATCAGCGCCCTGAATAGAGCCTTGGCCGATAAGGTGAGCATCTCGGGTTTCACCCTTGGCCGCAAAGGCTTCTTATCCTACCTTAGAGCACTTGGCGGGAGTAACGTCATTAAGGTTGTCCCGTCAAACGGTGATGCCAGCGTATCGCGGGTCACCGGTAAATGCCTTAAGGTAGTCTGCGGCGCAAACCAAGCCTACCTTACCAACAACGAATGGACCGGCGACAAGACAAGCTCCGGCTACTGCGAGCTTAAGGTAAGTCCCCGCTACTCCGTTATCCCTAACCTCGGAGCACTCGAAATATCCGAGGCTTTGGAACAGGTGCTTACTTTCACTTCAAGCCAAAGCTCGCGGCCAGTCCTTCAAGGCGTCTGCTTTAAGGCGGCAAACGGCAAGCTCGACTTGGTATCCGCCGACGGCTACCGCCTCGCCATTGTCACACTCGACTATCAAGGCGAAGGGACGGCGGTCATCCATCGGGACGAGCTAAAGGGCGTTGCCCAAGCTCTTCGCCGTGCCAGGCGGGTACGCCTCGCCTTTGAAACGGACGAAGCCACCAAGCGGACATACCTGGTGCTCGAAACGGAGCTTATCCGTTACCGGTGGTCTGGTATGAGCGGCGACTATCCTGACTATCACCCACTCATCCCGACGGGTTTCAAAACGGCGGTAAGCCTTGAAAGCACGGAAACGCTACGGGCGATTGCCTCGCTTAAAGTGCTGACCGATGTCAAAGGCTGTCCGGTTGACCTCGCCATCGGTGACGGCAAGGTCGTCATATCGGCAACTGACGATAAGGGCGTGACCGAGCTTTCCGCCGAGACTGCCGGCGAACCGGTACGGCTTAGGCTTGACGGCGGCTTTTTTACCGACGCCCTGAAAGCCTGCGGCGGCATAGTGGAACTAAACATCACCGAGCCAAGCCTGCCGACGCTATTCAAGGCTGACGGCTTTCAACTGGTGGTTATGCCGATGGCGATTGGCAAGCCGCAACCGAAGCCGGAAATCAAGGCCGAGGCTAAGGCACCGGAACCGGTGAAAGGCGAACCGCCGAAAGAAACGGCGGCAACCGAGCCGGTCAAGGTCGAAGCACCGAGGGTGGCAGAAGCCAAGCCCGACACGGATAAGGTCGAAGCGGTAGCCGAAGCCGAGGCTATCACCGAGAAGCCTAAGATGCCGAGGATAACCAAAAAGATAGCTAGAGAAGCTGTCGCGGTCTAA
- a CDS encoding MarR family winged helix-turn-helix transcriptional regulator, whose product MNELDRSETLIYELVTIHAQNYHTLKKLLGRFARVVNARVTPQQQFILEYLSIYGIRSIDEISRQINRARPTVIQMLQRMTNNGLVRRIKQPDDRKIYYEALHEIQNKVNIHTRITVAKTIFDDFTFDELQQFLIMESKFGESLNAKLTLDDDAFKKQLPEEIVNQHFIDL is encoded by the coding sequence ATGAATGAACTTGATCGATCGGAAACCCTAATCTACGAGTTAGTTACAATCCATGCGCAGAACTACCACACATTGAAAAAATTACTTGGAAGATTTGCGCGGGTGGTTAATGCCAGGGTAACCCCACAGCAGCAATTTATTTTAGAGTACCTTAGTATCTACGGGATTCGTTCCATCGATGAAATTTCTAGGCAGATCAACAGGGCACGGCCAACAGTAATTCAGATGTTGCAGCGTATGACTAATAATGGTCTTGTTAGACGAATTAAACAACCTGATGATCGAAAAATATATTATGAAGCATTACATGAGATACAAAATAAAGTGAATATCCACACACGAATAACTGTTGCAAAGACGATTTTTGATGATTTCACATTTGATGAGCTTCAACAATTCTTAATAATGGAATCCAAATTTGGAGAATCATTAAACGCCAAATTGACCCTTGACGATGATGCTTTTAAGAAACAGCTTCCAGAAGAGATAGTCAATCAGCATTTTATTGATTTATGA
- a CDS encoding IS3-like element ISDet2 family transposase (programmed frameshift) — protein MIRKKFTEEQIITVLKEAEAGAKISELCRKHGVSDATYYKWKAKYAGLSISELKRLKTLEDENRRLKQIVADQALDNWALKELLGKKLLEPKVRREAVEFARGNLGLSERRACLLVGISPSAYRYKPKLDDDLALRQRLRDLAGERKRFGSPRLHIMLKREGLVINHKRTERIYKEEGLALRRKRKRKGTAVNRIILPVPDRPNQRWSMDFVSDSTVTGRRFRTLTIVDDFTRECPAIEVDTSLGGARVVSVLERLAETRGLPEVITIDNGPEFAGRALDEWAYRRGVKLNFIRPGKPIENAFAESFNGRFRDECLNENWFMSLKQAREIIEDWRIDYNEVRPHTSLKGQTPQEYAEANSGLYSGMLLKVG, from the exons TTGATCAGGAAAAAGTTCACCGAAGAGCAGATCATCACCGTGCTAAAGGAAGCCGAAGCCGGGGCAAAGATCAGCGAGCTGTGCCGCAAGCACGGAGTCAGCGACGCCACTTACTACAAGTGGAAAGCCAAATATGCGGGTCTTTCCATTAGCGAGCTTAAACGGCTCAAAACTCTGGAAGATGAAAACCGCCGTCTGAAGCAGATTGTGGCCGACCAGGCGCTTGATAATTGGGCGCTTAAAGAGCTTCTCG GCAAAAAACTTCTAGAGCCCAAGGTCAGGCGGGAGGCGGTGGAGTTTGCCAGGGGAAATCTTGGGCTCAGTGAAAGAAGAGCTTGTCTGCTTGTCGGTATTTCGCCATCCGCCTACCGCTACAAGCCGAAACTAGACGATGATCTGGCCTTGCGCCAGCGGTTACGGGATCTGGCCGGGGAGCGGAAGCGCTTTGGCAGCCCGCGGCTCCACATTATGCTTAAACGGGAAGGACTGGTGATCAATCACAAGCGGACCGAGCGAATCTACAAAGAAGAGGGATTGGCGTTAAGAAGAAAACGCAAACGCAAAGGAACTGCCGTTAATCGAATCATATTGCCGGTGCCCGATAGGCCTAACCAAAGATGGAGCATGGACTTCGTTTCTGATTCCACCGTCACCGGGAGACGCTTCAGGACACTGACCATCGTCGATGACTTCACCCGGGAATGCCCAGCGATCGAAGTGGATACATCTCTCGGTGGCGCCAGGGTGGTGAGTGTCCTGGAAAGGTTGGCTGAGACTCGAGGCTTGCCCGAAGTCATCACTATCGACAATGGACCTGAGTTCGCCGGCCGGGCGCTTGATGAATGGGCTTATCGGCGGGGTGTAAAACTCAATTTCATACGGCCAGGCAAACCTATAGAAAATGCCTTCGCCGAGAGCTTTAACGGTAGATTCAGGGACGAATGCCTGAATGAAAACTGGTTCATGAGCTTGAAACAAGCCCGGGAAATCATCGAGGATTGGAGGATCGACTATAACGAAGTCAGGCCACACACTTCATTGAAAGGTCAAACACCTCAGGAGTATGCTGAGGCAAATTCTGGACTCTACTCCGGAATGCTACTAAAGGTGGGGTAA
- a CDS encoding carboxymuconolactone decarboxylase family protein — translation MKRLLRGNLMAVAGFICEKTAVKLKLADMKKFPKRTYSNPAQFLSDIGFILKNRRKLKESRLSGFPSPAFRERLMLAVTGVNECRFCTYAHTKMALESGISQPEVKALLDGDFGNCPSGELNAVLYAQHWADTAAKPSAEMQSKLEADYGAEKAGFIHLYLRMIRIGNLSGNTADKFLYYLTFGKIGLNRQP, via the coding sequence GTGAAACGCCTCTTGAGAGGCAACCTGATGGCGGTAGCTGGTTTTATTTGTGAAAAAACAGCTGTTAAGTTAAAATTAGCTGATATGAAGAAGTTCCCCAAACGTACATATTCAAATCCCGCCCAGTTTCTCTCTGACATAGGTTTTATCCTGAAAAACCGCCGTAAATTAAAGGAATCCCGCTTAAGCGGATTTCCCAGTCCGGCTTTTCGGGAACGGCTGATGCTGGCCGTAACCGGGGTTAATGAATGCCGCTTTTGCACTTATGCCCATACCAAAATGGCTTTGGAGAGCGGCATTTCCCAGCCGGAAGTAAAAGCCCTGCTTGACGGTGATTTCGGCAACTGCCCTTCGGGTGAACTAAATGCAGTCCTGTATGCCCAGCACTGGGCGGATACTGCCGCCAAACCCTCCGCAGAAATGCAAAGCAAACTTGAGGCAGATTACGGGGCTGAAAAAGCAGGTTTTATCCACCTGTATCTGCGTATGATACGCATAGGTAATTTAAGCGGCAATACGGCTGATAAATTTCTGTACTATCTCACCTTTGGCAAAATAGGGCTTAACCGCCAGCCGTAA
- a CDS encoding M48 family metallopeptidase, translating into MSPRNIYSRPEVIGKKSIVLEGKEVHYTLRKSRFSDLIRLAIRSTTGLVVTVPHHYNMSGLDDILLKRSSWILKHQTKMNANRFILEDGLHDGQQVPYLGKLYTLRIREGGERGHVSLERSNLHLLSGGKGAAEVMEKWYRHQAAEAVKASLEKNAAQMGLSFGKLSIRAQKTRWGSCTSRGDLSFNWKLVTMPPSLMDYVIIHELAHRLEMNHTDRFWAVVEKYCPNWKTLRKQLKTYE; encoded by the coding sequence TTGAGTCCACGCAATATTTATTCCCGCCCTGAGGTTATCGGTAAAAAAAGCATAGTCCTGGAAGGTAAAGAGGTCCACTATACCCTGCGGAAAAGCCGTTTTTCAGACCTTATCCGCCTGGCAATACGTTCCACCACCGGACTGGTAGTTACCGTCCCCCATCACTATAACATGAGCGGTCTGGATGATATCCTGCTGAAACGCTCAAGTTGGATTTTGAAACATCAGACCAAAATGAACGCCAACCGCTTTATACTTGAGGATGGATTGCATGACGGACAGCAAGTCCCCTATCTGGGCAAGCTCTATACCCTGCGGATAAGGGAAGGCGGGGAAAGAGGCCACGTAAGTTTGGAGAGAAGCAATCTTCACCTGCTTAGCGGCGGCAAAGGTGCGGCTGAAGTGATGGAGAAGTGGTATCGCCACCAGGCTGCCGAGGCAGTTAAAGCCAGCCTTGAAAAAAATGCCGCTCAAATGGGGTTAAGTTTTGGCAAGCTGTCCATACGCGCCCAAAAAACCCGCTGGGGCAGCTGCACCTCACGGGGTGACCTTAGTTTTAACTGGAAGCTGGTAACCATGCCGCCATCCCTTATGGACTATGTCATAATTCACGAACTTGCCCACCGGCTGGAAATGAACCATACGGATAGATTCTGGGCAGTAGTGGAAAAGTACTGTCCCAACTGGAAAACCCTGCGCAAACAGCTGAAAACCTACGAATAA
- a CDS encoding DUF4231 domain-containing protein has product MYLRLESTYINTEDFPALYRSSDGLSVQAQNNYLRLMRFSLAFLILGSLTSLFSGSSEVFAIVSACILSLVVFISLILARKRYDITWYLTRAIAESVKTITWRYVMKAKPFNQSDPIARTNFLKDLNKILSQNRSGCCTVDDNEQITQKMIEIRNGTYQERLSIYLEKRVKDQSSWYIKKARYNATKTDQWFYAIIGMQFLAVLSALVRISEPQWNSIPTSVLTTMAASSLSWMQTKRYQELSSSYGLTANEIGIIKSDVPSVVNEVTLCKFVGDAENAFSREHTQWQARRDYN; this is encoded by the coding sequence ATATACTTACGTCTGGAGAGTACTTATATCAATACCGAAGATTTTCCTGCTTTATATCGATCCTCAGATGGGTTGTCGGTCCAAGCCCAAAACAACTATCTCAGGTTAATGCGTTTTTCATTAGCGTTTTTGATCCTCGGTTCCCTTACTTCATTATTTTCCGGATCTTCGGAAGTCTTTGCCATAGTTTCTGCATGTATTCTATCTTTAGTTGTGTTTATTTCCCTTATCCTCGCGCGGAAGAGGTATGATATTACTTGGTATTTAACCCGAGCTATAGCAGAATCTGTAAAAACCATTACTTGGCGTTATGTAATGAAGGCAAAACCTTTTAATCAATCCGACCCAATTGCACGCACCAATTTCTTAAAAGATTTAAATAAAATACTTTCACAAAACCGAAGCGGATGCTGTACCGTCGATGACAACGAACAAATAACTCAAAAGATGATTGAAATAAGAAACGGAACATACCAAGAGCGGTTGAGCATTTACCTTGAAAAACGCGTAAAAGATCAAAGCAGTTGGTACATAAAAAAAGCAAGATATAACGCAACAAAAACGGACCAATGGTTTTACGCAATAATAGGGATGCAATTTTTGGCCGTGCTCAGCGCTCTTGTAAGGATCAGTGAGCCACAATGGAATTCAATTCCAACGAGTGTTTTAACCACGATGGCAGCTTCATCATTAAGTTGGATGCAAACTAAACGCTATCAAGAGCTCTCGAGTTCCTATGGACTAACGGCCAATGAGATTGGAATTATTAAATCAGACGTGCCTAGCGTTGTTAATGAGGTCACGCTTTGCAAGTTCGTAGGCGATGCCGAGAATGCTTTTTCACGTGAGCATACCCAATGGCAAGCTCGAAGAGATTACAATTAA
- a CDS encoding RNA polymerase sigma factor: MNEKNLVEKAKTDSSAFGELYELHYARIFGYVLRRTANLYQAQDVTSEVFFKALKGLKSFNWNGTPFSAWLYRIASHEIVNNCRHNSRYSYEISLNGLESIAPVENVLQHERDVEESLDLQSSFLKLPAKYQEIIALRYFEDMEISQIAAITGKSENTVKSLIFRGISCLKELNEKSM; the protein is encoded by the coding sequence TTGAATGAAAAAAACCTAGTAGAAAAAGCAAAAACAGACTCTTCGGCGTTTGGAGAGCTCTATGAGTTGCATTACGCCAGAATCTTCGGTTACGTGCTCAGGAGGACTGCCAATCTCTATCAAGCACAGGACGTAACATCTGAAGTATTTTTTAAGGCGTTGAAAGGCCTCAAGTCATTCAATTGGAATGGCACACCTTTTTCAGCTTGGTTATATCGAATAGCTTCCCATGAGATAGTAAATAATTGCCGTCACAATTCTCGCTATTCATATGAAATAAGTCTCAATGGATTGGAGTCGATAGCACCTGTAGAAAACGTACTCCAACACGAGCGAGATGTGGAGGAGAGCCTGGACCTTCAGAGCAGTTTTCTTAAACTTCCAGCTAAATATCAAGAAATCATAGCCCTTCGATATTTTGAAGATATGGAAATCAGCCAAATAGCGGCAATAACTGGTAAATCGGAAAACACTGTGAAATCGTTGATATTTCGGGGGATAAGTTGCCTTAAGGAACTCAACGAGAAGTCGATGTAG
- a CDS encoding TIR domain-containing protein has protein sequence MPELHRYRLFVSHAWRYSEEYNRFCNLLANAPNFIYSNYSVPECDPLHCKPNELAEELRQQIRPVEVAIILGGMYATHSDWIQFEINFAQSLNKRILGVAPYGSERFPLNVSQADLTPPLVAFRSRVQNLPQHTPEVFDLSMKCVA, from the coding sequence ATGCCCGAGCTACATAGATATAGGTTGTTTGTGAGTCACGCGTGGAGATATTCAGAAGAATACAACCGGTTTTGCAATCTATTGGCTAATGCGCCTAATTTCATATATTCGAACTACAGTGTACCTGAATGTGACCCTCTTCATTGCAAACCAAATGAGCTCGCCGAAGAACTTAGGCAACAAATCAGGCCTGTTGAAGTGGCGATAATCTTGGGTGGAATGTACGCTACTCATAGTGATTGGATCCAATTTGAAATCAATTTTGCTCAATCGCTGAATAAAAGAATTCTTGGAGTTGCACCGTATGGAAGTGAGCGTTTTCCACTAAACGTTAGTCAAGCTGACCTTACCCCACCTTTAGTAGCATTCCGGAGTAGAGTCCAGAATTTGCCTCAGCATACTCCTGAGGTGTTTGACCTTTCAATGAAGTGTGTGGCCTGA
- a CDS encoding recombinase family protein: MKVVLYARVSSEKQDVDLSLSAQLKAMRLFAQGREYQVLREYIDEAETGRTTARPAFREMIVAARRPGKPFEAILVWKYSRFARSREDSIVYKTMLRKNGVQVISINEPTENTPVGRLMEGMIEGLDEFYSDNLGEEVTRGMRESASRGFYLSYRAPYGYSKVKVADGGKIRTKLELDPVRAPITHSIFKSVISGKGVVEVARELNSKGIASAKGKSWTKGTIYSMLNNELYTGTVVWGRNSKRGLEPIKVTGACPAIVDIETFDAVQQMMASRAPKLIHPRVVSSRFLLSGLARCGYCGRSLTGQDAKSGKFAYYVCGSLTKKGAGSCDFKYLNAPKFEKAIIDEIKKSVLTKENLLDLAKAVTEEWNESLTGFRQEIDSIDDSIKDTQFRLSNIYDAIESGKIELSDLALRIKELRMRQEKLIARKSEIEAQYSEHRYEIMDPAQMAVYVEDLKALLDEGEVCERKAFIKGFVKGIRVKGDEVTVEYTPPLPDGTGESVLSIEGHGGR; the protein is encoded by the coding sequence ATGAAAGTTGTTCTTTACGCCAGGGTAAGCTCGGAAAAACAGGACGTCGATCTGTCGTTGTCAGCTCAGTTGAAAGCGATGAGATTGTTTGCTCAAGGTCGAGAGTATCAGGTGTTGCGCGAATATATTGACGAGGCCGAGACTGGCCGGACGACTGCCCGTCCGGCCTTCAGGGAAATGATCGTCGCTGCTCGACGGCCTGGTAAGCCATTTGAAGCTATCCTCGTCTGGAAATACTCGCGCTTTGCCCGAAGCCGGGAGGATTCGATCGTCTACAAGACGATGCTTCGTAAAAATGGCGTCCAAGTAATCTCGATTAATGAACCCACTGAAAATACCCCGGTCGGCAGACTTATGGAGGGCATGATCGAGGGACTCGATGAATTCTACTCTGATAATCTTGGGGAAGAGGTAACCCGCGGTATGAGGGAAAGCGCTTCCCGAGGTTTCTACCTTTCCTACAGGGCACCCTACGGCTACTCCAAAGTCAAAGTGGCCGATGGCGGCAAGATCAGGACGAAACTTGAACTTGATCCGGTCCGGGCACCAATCACACACTCTATCTTCAAGTCGGTGATTTCGGGTAAAGGTGTCGTCGAGGTGGCGAGGGAATTGAATTCCAAAGGTATTGCGAGTGCCAAAGGGAAGAGCTGGACAAAGGGCACTATCTATTCGATGCTCAACAATGAACTCTACACCGGTACCGTGGTATGGGGTAGAAACTCAAAGCGCGGCCTGGAACCAATTAAGGTAACCGGCGCTTGCCCCGCTATCGTCGATATCGAGACCTTTGACGCTGTTCAACAGATGATGGCCTCACGGGCTCCGAAACTCATTCACCCCAGAGTCGTTTCCAGCCGGTTTCTCCTAAGCGGGCTTGCCAGGTGCGGCTATTGCGGACGCTCACTCACCGGTCAGGATGCCAAGAGTGGCAAATTTGCCTATTACGTCTGCGGCAGCCTGACCAAAAAAGGAGCTGGATCATGTGATTTCAAGTACCTTAACGCACCCAAGTTTGAAAAGGCGATCATCGATGAAATCAAGAAATCCGTCCTGACCAAAGAAAATCTTCTGGACCTAGCCAAGGCTGTCACTGAAGAGTGGAACGAGTCCCTTACTGGTTTCAGGCAGGAGATCGATTCCATTGATGATAGTATCAAGGACACTCAGTTTCGGCTGTCAAACATCTACGACGCAATAGAATCGGGGAAAATCGAACTATCCGATCTGGCGCTAAGGATCAAGGAACTCCGAATGCGTCAAGAAAAGCTTATAGCTCGAAAAAGTGAAATCGAAGCGCAATATTCCGAGCATCGTTATGAAATCATGGATCCGGCGCAGATGGCTGTATATGTGGAGGATTTGAAGGCTCTCTTAGATGAGGGTGAAGTATGTGAGCGGAAGGCTTTTATCAAAGGCTTCGTAAAAGGAATCCGAGTCAAGGGTGATGAGGTCACCGTCGAATACACACCGCCGTTACCGGATGGAACAGGGGAATCGGTTCTGTCTATTGAAGGTCATGGTGGGCGGTAG